The following proteins are encoded in a genomic region of Gemmatimonadota bacterium:
- a CDS encoding DUF4325 domain-containing protein: protein MQKNIEISLFEVVGNPLCVASGDGQKVYERLESGLKSGHRVVLSFRNVTTLTSAFLNAAIGQLYGTFNSEQIRSLLEVKDIEQDDLELLKRVIETAKQYFRDPEKFNQAVQDVLEEENDGT from the coding sequence ATGCAAAAAAATATTGAAATTTCATTATTTGAAGTTGTAGGCAATCCCTTGTGTGTAGCTTCCGGGGATGGACAAAAAGTCTATGAGCGTCTTGAATCTGGACTTAAATCTGGCCATAGAGTTGTACTCTCATTCCGCAATGTTACGACTTTGACCTCTGCATTTTTGAATGCAGCAATTGGGCAGCTATATGGAACATTTAACAGTGAACAAATCCGTTCTCTTTTAGAGGTAAAAGATATAGAACAAGATGATCTGGAGTTATTGAAGCGCGTCATTGAGACAGCCAAGCAATATTTTCGAGACCCGGAAAAATTTAACCAGGCCGTTCAGGATGTGCTGGAGGAAGAAAACGATGGCACTTAA
- a CDS encoding clan AA aspartic protease yields MASVYVDVTIRNPADRQRSWTGKFLVATGAFDSLVPRVCLEEIGLEPRGSRDYVLADGNPMTMDITIAEIEFEGEIVGGTIVYGEDGAEPLLGVTALESGGFEVDPRNEELKRLPAVLLKATHGFVRGDIEG; encoded by the coding sequence ATGGCCTCGGTTTATGTTGACGTAACGATCCGCAATCCCGCGGACCGACAACGTAGCTGGACCGGCAAATTTTTAGTCGCTACTGGCGCGTTCGACTCACTCGTGCCAAGGGTGTGCCTTGAAGAGATTGGACTCGAACCGAGGGGTAGCCGCGATTACGTACTTGCAGACGGAAATCCTATGACCATGGATATAACCATTGCCGAGATCGAGTTCGAGGGAGAAATCGTCGGTGGAACCATTGTGTACGGAGAAGATGGAGCGGAACCATTGCTCGGCGTTACCGCTTTAGAATCCGGTGGATTCGAGGTTGACCCTCGGAATGAAGAACTTAAGAGGCTACCAGCCGTTCTGCTGAAGGCTACTCATGGCTTTGTTCGCGGCGATATTGAAGGGTAA
- a CDS encoding HAMP domain-containing histidine kinase: protein MRVTLPPIRHDRRGFERLVHLHAQTKDCFCDNIEIDMRGTTWFDADMCAAFGAILYNLGAKLNTVRLTHIPHEVQNILSRNGFLSHYGRNKIPDDWGSTITYKRFDTKDDRYFSGYIEYELIYRSEMPKMSLGLLKKFRESIFEIFSNAVLHSSTERGIFSCGQFFHKRKKLDFTVADLGVGMRQNIKTHTGLDFSPEKAIEWATEGNNTTKRGSVPGGLGLKILGEFIDLNRGCIQIVSDAGYWQRRNGHTFTAQLSERFPGTVVSVEINTADTASYGLTSEINAADIF from the coding sequence GTGAGGGTTACTCTGCCGCCTATTCGTCATGATCGGCGAGGTTTTGAAAGACTTGTTCACCTCCATGCACAAACCAAGGATTGTTTTTGTGATAATATTGAAATTGACATGAGAGGAACGACATGGTTTGACGCCGATATGTGTGCGGCATTTGGTGCAATACTCTATAACTTAGGTGCAAAACTGAACACCGTCAGATTGACACATATCCCTCATGAAGTTCAAAATATTCTTTCGAGAAACGGTTTTCTCAGTCACTACGGACGAAATAAAATTCCAGATGATTGGGGCTCCACCATTACCTACAAACGATTTGATACCAAAGACGACCGCTATTTTTCTGGCTATATTGAATATGAGCTTATATATCGTTCCGAGATGCCTAAAATGTCTTTGGGGCTGCTGAAAAAATTTCGCGAGAGCATTTTTGAGATATTCAGCAATGCCGTTTTGCACTCCAGCACTGAGAGGGGGATTTTTAGTTGCGGACAATTTTTTCATAAACGCAAAAAACTTGATTTTACAGTGGCAGATCTGGGAGTGGGCATGCGCCAAAATATAAAAACTCATACAGGACTTGACTTTTCGCCAGAAAAAGCGATTGAATGGGCAACTGAGGGTAATAATACAACCAAGCGTGGCAGTGTACCAGGTGGATTGGGTTTGAAGATACTCGGTGAATTTATTGACTTAAATCGCGGCTGTATTCAGATCGTTTCGGATGCTGGCTATTGGCAACGTAGAAATGGACATACTTTTACGGCACAACTAAGCGAACGATTTCCCGGCACTGTGGTAAGTGTAGAAATAAATACAGCGGATACAGCGTCCTATGGCCTTACTTCCGAAATAAATGCAGCAGATATTTTTTAG
- the aroA gene encoding 3-phosphoshikimate 1-carboxyvinyltransferase has product MKTLEIQPMTAPVDANVAIPGSKSITNRVLLIAALADGISHLNNALMSDDTQYMVNALRDLGIRVEENETEAAFRVYGTGGRIPADQAELHIGNSGTSARFLAAYLGLGAGTYTIDGVERMRERPIQDLLDGLTPLGVTARCEGKDGLCPPALIVASGLKGGRTTMNGSKSSQYFTALLQVASYAQSDVEIHVKGDLVSKPYIDLTIAVMRDFGIEVTNNNYRFFTVRAGQRYHSRTYLIEPDASNASYFFAAAALTLGRVRVPNLTAQSIQGDIGFVDILSKMGCDVRKDSEGIEVRGTGRLSGLDIDMNATPDIVPTLCALAPFASAPISVHNVAVLRIHETDRIAALKTELNKLGVRVDTRADGLTVYPADHIQPAALDTYDDHRMAMSLSLIGLKIPGIVINDPDCVNKTFPTYFDVLNSLY; this is encoded by the coding sequence ATGAAAACTCTTGAAATTCAACCCATGACAGCCCCAGTCGATGCAAATGTCGCGATTCCGGGTTCTAAAAGCATCACCAACCGCGTTCTGCTGATTGCCGCACTTGCCGATGGCATCAGCCACCTCAACAACGCACTCATGAGCGATGATACGCAGTATATGGTAAATGCCCTGCGCGATCTGGGCATTCGCGTGGAAGAAAACGAAACAGAGGCTGCATTTCGCGTCTATGGCACAGGCGGGCGCATCCCCGCTGATCAGGCAGAACTTCACATTGGCAACTCGGGCACCTCGGCGCGCTTTCTCGCGGCATATCTCGGCCTGGGTGCTGGAACCTATACCATAGATGGCGTCGAACGGATGCGCGAGCGCCCCATCCAGGATCTTCTCGACGGCCTCACCCCCCTCGGTGTAACCGCGCGTTGTGAAGGCAAGGACGGGCTATGCCCCCCCGCGCTCATCGTCGCCTCTGGCCTCAAAGGCGGCCGCACCACCATGAACGGCAGCAAAAGCAGCCAGTATTTCACGGCTCTGCTCCAGGTGGCTTCCTACGCCCAAAGTGATGTCGAAATCCACGTCAAAGGCGACCTCGTATCCAAACCGTATATCGACCTCACCATTGCCGTCATGCGCGACTTCGGCATTGAAGTCACCAATAATAATTACCGCTTTTTCACAGTGCGCGCAGGTCAGCGCTATCATTCCCGCACCTACCTGATCGAACCCGATGCATCCAACGCCTCCTATTTTTTTGCCGCAGCCGCACTCACCCTCGGTCGCGTGCGCGTACCCAATTTAACAGCGCAATCCATTCAGGGCGACATCGGCTTTGTCGATATTCTGTCCAAAATGGGCTGTGATGTGCGCAAAGACTCTGAAGGCATTGAAGTGCGCGGAACAGGGCGTCTGTCGGGCCTCGACATCGACATGAACGCCACGCCCGACATCGTGCCAACCCTGTGCGCCCTGGCCCCGTTTGCCTCTGCTCCAATCAGCGTACACAACGTAGCCGTCCTCCGCATCCACGAAACCGACCGCATCGCCGCACTCAAAACCGAACTGAACAAGCTCGGCGTGCGCGTTGACACCCGCGCCGACGGCCTCACGGTCTATCCCGCAGACCACATCCAACCCGCGGCACTCGACACGTACGACGATCACCGCATGGCGATGAGTCTATCGCTGATCGGACTAAAAATCCCCGGCATTGTCATTAACGACCCCGACTGCGTCAACAAAACATTTCCGACGTATTTCGATGTCTTAAACTCATTGTATTGA
- a CDS encoding SAM-dependent DNA methyltransferase, which translates to MTIPSAPSNQEYLDISTLETWLWDAACVIRGTTDAPKFKDFILPLIFYKRLSDVFDDEFAQQVEIFGDEATARTIIEADHEDALKTERSPIVRFYIPQKYSWQELRNHPADEHLGEFVTEAMREVARLNPQLAGVIDVEDFNQRQSGQRTLDDDRLEALIEVISQHRLGLQNTEPDILGRAYEYLLRKFAEGQGQSAGEFYTPKEVGWLMAKLINPESYTTIYDPTCGSGGLLIKPLLLFEQMYPDKKSQAPQIYGQELTPTTYAMAKMNAILHDFIGADVRIGDTFRNPRFVADDSSLQRFDYVLANPMWNQKEYDENFYTNDRWKRFSYGEAPNSSADWAWVQHILASLKETGRAAIVLDTGAVSRGSGTKQNNREREIRKRFVEADLIEGVILLPENLFYNTGAPGIILLLNRCKPIERKEQILLINLSNYFEKGTPKNVLTDKGIDAVTEVYQAWESREKLSNIITLEDAQKTDYNLSPSQFVDVGDKIEHRPVYEILTDLTDARIAREKADKKLKDVLTRLGLNEERFQ; encoded by the coding sequence ATGACGATTCCATCTGCCCCTTCAAATCAGGAATATCTGGACATATCTACCCTTGAAACATGGTTATGGGATGCTGCCTGTGTAATCCGTGGTACAACCGATGCTCCAAAATTCAAAGATTTTATCTTACCCCTAATTTTCTACAAACGGCTCTCCGATGTATTCGATGATGAATTTGCTCAACAGGTTGAGATATTTGGTGATGAAGCAACTGCACGGACAATCATTGAGGCTGACCATGAAGATGCCCTAAAAACTGAACGCAGTCCGATTGTGCGTTTTTATATCCCTCAAAAGTATAGTTGGCAAGAACTCCGTAACCACCCGGCAGATGAACACTTGGGAGAATTTGTAACCGAAGCAATGCGTGAGGTTGCCCGTCTTAATCCACAGTTGGCAGGTGTAATTGATGTCGAGGACTTCAACCAGCGACAGAGCGGACAGCGGACCCTTGACGATGACCGACTAGAGGCACTGATTGAAGTGATAAGTCAGCATCGGCTTGGGCTTCAAAATACAGAGCCAGATATCCTCGGGCGTGCTTATGAATATCTATTGCGGAAATTTGCCGAAGGACAAGGACAGAGCGCGGGAGAGTTCTACACGCCCAAAGAGGTCGGGTGGTTAATGGCAAAACTCATTAACCCTGAATCTTACACCACCATTTACGATCCGACATGCGGTTCGGGTGGACTACTAATCAAACCTCTTCTGCTATTTGAGCAGATGTATCCAGATAAAAAGAGCCAAGCACCCCAAATCTATGGACAAGAATTAACTCCCACGACTTACGCCATGGCGAAGATGAACGCCATACTGCACGATTTTATCGGTGCGGATGTGCGTATCGGCGACACCTTCCGCAATCCACGATTTGTCGCTGACGATTCATCACTTCAACGCTTTGACTATGTGCTTGCCAATCCGATGTGGAATCAGAAGGAGTATGACGAGAATTTTTACACAAATGACCGCTGGAAACGATTTTCCTATGGAGAGGCACCGAATTCATCAGCAGATTGGGCCTGGGTACAGCACATCCTTGCATCCCTAAAAGAAACCGGACGCGCCGCAATTGTGCTCGATACTGGCGCAGTGTCTCGCGGCTCGGGCACTAAGCAGAACAATCGGGAGCGCGAGATTCGCAAAAGGTTTGTGGAAGCAGACCTAATTGAAGGCGTGATACTTTTACCCGAAAATCTATTTTACAACACAGGCGCGCCCGGCATCATCTTGCTACTGAATCGTTGCAAGCCGATAGAACGCAAAGAACAAATCCTGTTGATCAACCTTTCTAATTATTTCGAGAAGGGTACCCCAAAAAACGTTCTAACCGATAAAGGGATTGATGCCGTTACAGAGGTATATCAGGCGTGGGAATCCCGGGAGAAGTTGAGCAACATTATCACCCTTGAAGATGCCCAAAAGACCGATTATAACCTGAGTCCTTCCCAATTCGTGGACGTGGGAGACAAAATTGAACACCGTCCTGTCTATGAGATTCTGACAGACTTAACGGACGCACGTATCGCCCGCGAAAAGGCGGATAAAAAGTTAAAAGATGTGTTGACTCGTCTTGGGTTGAATGAGGAGAGATTTCAATGA
- a CDS encoding nucleotidyltransferase domain-containing protein, whose product MTLKNLTLTCEERIWLEAYQKTLEAQFADLIKDLIIFGSKARGSSNGESDLDVLVIIYEGDWKTKKSVAEPGYTLAIGTEVVPSLIVLTAEEWIYHQDYEAPFWQTVTRDGIPVFHQKTEDFAVFDRVAEAFKDVDDLSAKIDQAIQTDSA is encoded by the coding sequence ATGACTTTAAAAAATTTGACATTGACGTGCGAAGAACGCATTTGGCTTGAAGCTTACCAGAAAACTCTGGAAGCACAGTTTGCGGATCTCATAAAAGATCTCATTATCTTTGGTTCCAAAGCGCGTGGATCATCTAATGGGGAATCTGATTTGGATGTTCTCGTTATCATCTACGAAGGAGATTGGAAAACTAAGAAGTCCGTTGCTGAACCCGGATATACGCTCGCGATTGGCACCGAGGTTGTGCCTTCGCTTATCGTACTTACTGCGGAGGAATGGATATACCACCAAGACTATGAAGCCCCCTTCTGGCAAACCGTTACGCGAGATGGAATACCTGTTTTTCACCAGAAAACCGAAGATTTTGCCGTTTTTGATCGCGTAGCAGAAGCTTTCAAAGATGTGGATGACTTATCTGCCAAGATAGACCAAGCCATACAAACTGACTCAGCATAA
- a CDS encoding M48 family metallopeptidase: MNSEKVWDKSGDLKGVVWQWADRIGVKVREVHLRDMRRKWASISTNGRLTLSTDLLDLPEALREFVIVHELVHLLAPNHSRLFKSFMYAYLPDWEQRQHALQTLPNSAETGNM; the protein is encoded by the coding sequence ATGAATTCCGAAAAAGTATGGGATAAATCAGGAGATTTAAAAGGCGTAGTATGGCAATGGGCAGACCGCATTGGTGTGAAGGTGCGGGAGGTTCATCTGCGTGACATGCGAAGGAAGTGGGCATCTATATCGACGAATGGGCGATTGACTCTTAGCACAGATTTGCTCGATCTGCCAGAAGCGTTGAGGGAATTTGTCATTGTTCATGAATTAGTACATCTTCTTGCACCAAATCATAGCAGACTGTTTAAAAGTTTCATGTATGCATACCTTCCCGATTGGGAACAAAGGCAACATGCCTTACAGACCTTGCCTAATAGTGCTGAAACAGGTAATATGTAA
- a CDS encoding type I restriction endonuclease subunit R — translation MSEYTAVQEPMLRYGDQIGWTCVSQTQALQMRGGDTGLYFTDVLEAQLMKLNKGILDQSGCMEIMRRLRLLKPTLEGNQDALSWLRGEHSIFVPSENRERNITLLDFDTPANNLFHVTDEWSQKGIVHRNRADVVFLINGIPVAVVEAKAANKQDGLAIGVEQIRRYHRETPEMFTTAQLFGVTQLMDFFYSVTWNTSRKNLFNWKTDEPTNYEQKVKTFFDRDRFLKVLHQSIIFQSKDDELTKVVLRQHQTRAVERVIERIHDPYKRRGLIWHTQGSGKTLTMITIASRLLHGRREIEKPTVLMLIDRNELESQLFRNITGYGITTHKVAASKRDLRNILASDYRGLIVSMIHKFDDIPANINTREEVIILVDEAHRTTGGDLGNYLMAALPNATYIGFTGTPIDRLSQGEGTFKVFGVDDEQGYLDKYSIGESIEDGTTVPLNYALAPSELRVERETLERDFLNLVAAEGISDLEELNAILDKAVQLKEMMKAPERVDKIAEYVARHFRDNVEPMGFKAFLVAVDREACALYKQALDKYLPSAYSEVVYSPYHQDPELMKAYHHTPEKEKEIRKKFAEKNAQPKILIVTQKLLTGFDAPILYCIYLDKPMRDHVLLQSIARVNRPYEDEDGLVKPYGFVLDFVGIFENLEKALAFDSDMVESVIQNLDVLKDAFSKLIREDAPRYLPFASGWDDKAKERAIEHFEDKDRREAFFKFFKQVQNLYNILSPDAFLRPFIKDYQALASLYGLIRNAYTDRIYVDKELTAKTRDLLQQHTESDTFELPGSVHELGADALRKITQSYVSDTVKVLNLRKVLTEVVIDESPSKPFLISIGERAEIVSEAYENRQLTTQQVLMEFEKLSEEYERASNERDQMGLDENAFAVYKVLNDFKKDITPEHARAVSVLFDQFPDYQWNHHHNSELRTTLYQILIPIVGGKNLIETANALLRLQRI, via the coding sequence ATGAGCGAATATACGGCTGTCCAGGAACCGATGCTTCGATACGGTGATCAGATTGGATGGACCTGTGTATCCCAGACGCAAGCCCTGCAAATGCGTGGTGGCGATACTGGACTGTACTTTACTGACGTGCTGGAAGCACAACTGATGAAGCTCAACAAAGGAATATTGGACCAATCCGGATGTATGGAAATTATGCGCCGGTTGCGTTTGCTCAAACCGACGCTTGAGGGAAATCAAGACGCGCTTTCATGGCTACGCGGTGAACATTCAATTTTTGTCCCAAGTGAGAATCGCGAGCGTAACATCACCCTGCTTGATTTTGATACTCCTGCCAATAACCTGTTTCATGTAACCGATGAATGGTCGCAAAAAGGCATCGTCCACCGCAATCGTGCCGATGTGGTGTTTCTGATTAACGGGATTCCGGTGGCAGTAGTGGAGGCCAAAGCCGCCAACAAACAGGATGGATTGGCAATCGGTGTGGAACAAATCCGCCGCTATCACCGAGAAACACCGGAGATGTTTACCACCGCGCAACTGTTTGGCGTTACGCAGTTGATGGACTTTTTTTATAGCGTGACCTGGAACACCAGCCGCAAAAACCTATTCAACTGGAAAACCGACGAACCCACGAACTACGAGCAGAAAGTCAAAACTTTCTTTGACCGCGATCGCTTTCTAAAAGTGTTGCATCAGTCTATTATTTTTCAGAGCAAGGATGATGAACTGACTAAAGTTGTGTTGCGTCAGCACCAGACCCGTGCGGTGGAAAGGGTAATAGAGCGAATTCACGACCCGTACAAGCGACGAGGGCTTATCTGGCACACGCAGGGCAGCGGTAAAACCCTGACTATGATAACCATTGCCTCCCGACTATTGCACGGTAGAAGGGAAATAGAAAAGCCCACGGTGTTAATGCTAATTGACCGCAATGAACTGGAAAGCCAGCTTTTTAGAAATATCACTGGTTACGGGATCACCACGCATAAAGTCGCAGCGAGCAAGCGAGACTTGCGAAATATTTTGGCATCCGATTATCGCGGCCTGATCGTATCAATGATTCATAAGTTTGACGATATACCCGCGAATATTAACACCCGTGAAGAGGTAATTATACTGGTTGACGAAGCACACCGTACAACCGGTGGCGATTTGGGAAATTACCTGATGGCAGCCCTGCCCAATGCGACCTATATCGGCTTTACCGGCACTCCGATTGACAGGCTTTCTCAAGGCGAAGGAACCTTTAAGGTTTTCGGTGTGGACGATGAGCAGGGTTATCTGGATAAATACTCGATAGGAGAATCCATTGAAGATGGTACGACTGTTCCTTTGAATTATGCCCTTGCGCCATCTGAGTTGCGCGTTGAACGCGAAACATTGGAACGAGATTTTTTAAACCTTGTGGCAGCAGAAGGCATTAGCGACCTGGAGGAACTAAACGCGATTCTGGATAAGGCAGTACAGTTGAAAGAAATGATGAAAGCTCCTGAAAGGGTGGATAAGATTGCCGAGTATGTTGCCCGACATTTCCGGGACAATGTAGAGCCAATGGGATTTAAGGCGTTTCTGGTTGCTGTAGATCGCGAGGCGTGTGCGTTGTACAAGCAGGCACTCGATAAATATCTACCGTCGGCGTATTCGGAGGTCGTCTATTCACCGTACCATCAAGACCCTGAACTTATGAAAGCGTATCACCACACCCCAGAGAAAGAGAAAGAGATCCGTAAAAAATTTGCCGAGAAAAATGCTCAGCCGAAAATTCTAATTGTGACTCAAAAGCTGTTGACTGGCTTCGACGCGCCGATTCTTTACTGCATTTACCTCGACAAACCGATGCGTGACCATGTGCTGCTACAATCAATTGCCCGTGTCAACCGACCTTATGAGGACGAAGACGGGTTGGTAAAACCATATGGGTTTGTCTTAGATTTTGTCGGCATCTTTGAGAATCTGGAAAAAGCACTTGCTTTTGATTCTGATATGGTAGAGAGTGTGATTCAGAACCTTGACGTACTCAAAGATGCTTTCTCTAAGCTGATTCGCGAGGACGCGCCGCGCTATTTGCCTTTTGCCAGTGGTTGGGACGACAAGGCAAAAGAGCGAGCCATTGAGCATTTTGAGGACAAGGACCGTCGAGAGGCTTTTTTCAAATTCTTCAAGCAAGTTCAGAATCTCTATAATATTCTTTCACCAGATGCTTTTCTACGCCCATTTATCAAAGATTATCAGGCTCTTGCATCGCTCTATGGACTGATTCGTAACGCCTATACAGACCGCATTTACGTTGACAAAGAGTTGACCGCCAAGACGCGGGATTTATTACAGCAGCATACAGAGAGCGATACGTTTGAATTGCCCGGTTCTGTTCACGAATTGGGCGCAGACGCATTGAGAAAAATTACGCAGAGCTATGTATCCGATACGGTGAAAGTGCTGAATTTGCGAAAGGTACTGACTGAGGTGGTAATAGACGAAAGCCCATCAAAGCCGTTTCTGATTTCGATTGGAGAACGCGCAGAGATAGTTTCAGAGGCTTATGAAAATCGTCAGCTTACGACACAACAGGTATTAATGGAGTTTGAGAAGTTATCAGAAGAATATGAACGGGCTTCAAACGAACGCGACCAAATGGGCCTGGACGAAAATGCCTTTGCAGTTTATAAGGTTCTCAACGACTTCAAAAAAGACATTACTCCAGAACATGCACGAGCCGTTAGTGTATTGTTTGATCAATTTCCTGATTATCAGTGGAATCATCACCATAACAGTGAGTTGAGAACTACGCTCTACCAAATATTAATACCTATAGTTGGAGGCAAAAATCTGATCGAAACAGCAAACGCCCTATTGAGGTTGCAGCGAATATGA
- a CDS encoding PIN domain-containing protein, with the protein MCWRKKTMALNTVSVEKYRFKSQDKLFLDTNIWFYLYAPQNPNSYWVNIYSKAFGRILAAKSCIYIDILVVCEFINAYARLKWHTNASHIEFKTFRNSKDFKPIAQEIADNTKRVLSHCSRIENDFKKVKIDDLLNDYATGDFDFNDQMITDLCKRKGLKLITNDGDFKGQGIPILTANGKLLR; encoded by the coding sequence ATGTGCTGGAGGAAGAAAACGATGGCACTTAATACAGTGTCAGTGGAAAAATATCGTTTTAAATCTCAAGATAAATTGTTTCTGGATACCAATATATGGTTTTATCTCTATGCTCCTCAAAACCCCAACAGTTATTGGGTGAATATATATTCTAAAGCATTTGGGCGTATTCTGGCTGCAAAGAGTTGTATTTATATTGACATCCTTGTCGTTTGTGAATTTATCAATGCCTATGCGAGACTAAAATGGCACACCAATGCATCCCATATTGAATTTAAAACTTTTCGCAACAGCAAAGATTTCAAACCCATAGCTCAAGAAATTGCTGACAATACTAAGCGTGTTCTGAGCCACTGTTCACGGATAGAAAATGACTTTAAGAAAGTAAAAATAGATGACCTCCTGAATGATTATGCTACTGGTGATTTCGATTTTAATGATCAAATGATAACCGATTTGTGTAAAAGAAAAGGATTGAAACTGATCACAAATGACGGTGATTTCAAAGGTCAAGGCATACCTATTCTAACTGCAAACGGCAAGTTATTGCGTTAA
- a CDS encoding PD-(D/E)XK nuclease family protein — translation MSNFQNEFSWSPSRHRMFDSCKRQYYFNYYGSWGGWDKDADAQTQLLYRLKKITTVPQLVGTVVHDAISNALNALKLGRDILPFAVETYAQNLFRQHLQESAEHLWRYSASRYTNLFEHYYNEPFTETDQNKSANHISTSLNAFFASKAYATLQSARPEDYLTIEDLTDFTLANTKIWVVLDVAIRRDKSVYIFDWKTGRERQADRHQLAVYALYATSQWGVALSDLQLQDIYLQTNTERTLHLSPDDLDQTRIFVTESVQKMRALLDDPEQNTASQDTFPMTTNTHLCTTCPFKAVCYPDDRPARQSTPQPDTEQDPVQLSLF, via the coding sequence ATGTCCAATTTCCAAAACGAATTTTCCTGGTCGCCTTCGCGCCATCGCATGTTTGATTCGTGCAAACGACAATACTATTTCAACTACTACGGAAGCTGGGGAGGCTGGGACAAAGACGCAGACGCGCAGACCCAGTTGCTCTATCGCCTGAAAAAAATAACCACAGTACCGCAACTCGTCGGTACCGTGGTTCACGACGCCATCAGCAACGCGCTCAACGCACTGAAACTGGGACGCGATATTCTCCCCTTTGCCGTCGAGACCTACGCGCAAAATTTATTCCGCCAACACCTGCAAGAATCCGCGGAACATCTCTGGCGCTATTCAGCCTCTCGATACACCAATTTGTTTGAACACTATTACAACGAACCCTTTACAGAAACCGATCAGAACAAGTCGGCCAATCACATCTCGACGAGTCTCAACGCTTTTTTCGCCTCCAAAGCCTACGCCACCCTGCAATCTGCCCGCCCCGAAGACTATCTCACCATTGAAGACCTCACAGATTTTACCCTTGCCAATACCAAAATCTGGGTCGTGCTCGACGTGGCGATTCGCCGCGACAAATCGGTCTATATCTTCGACTGGAAAACCGGGCGCGAACGCCAGGCCGACCGCCACCAACTCGCTGTGTACGCCCTCTATGCCACCTCGCAGTGGGGCGTCGCATTATCCGACCTGCAACTCCAGGACATCTACCTGCAAACCAACACCGAGCGCACCCTACACCTCTCTCCCGATGACCTCGACCAGACCCGTATATTCGTCACCGAAAGCGTCCAGAAAATGCGCGCCCTCCTCGACGACCCCGAACAAAATACCGCTTCACAAGACACCTTCCCAATGACGACAAATACCCACCTGTGTACCACCTGCCCCTTCAAAGCCGTGTGCTACCCCGATGACAGACCTGCCAGACAATCCACCCCACAACCCGACACAGAACAAGACCCCGTTCAGCTCTCACTTTTTTAA